In Sesamum indicum cultivar Zhongzhi No. 13 linkage group LG8, S_indicum_v1.0, whole genome shotgun sequence, the sequence ATATGGATATGCAAAAGAGACATTGCTTGGCTGTACTATTTCTTCACTTTGCTGTCAAGTTCCGATCTGCAATGGCATCTATAAGAGTGCAGTGTTTAGCGACGAAAGATTCTTAAACACATATGAATTGGATTGCAACGGATGTCAACAGAGTGATCAGTAGCACAAGCAATGAGACATTTTGCCGTAGACTGGCATTTGGTAGATAAGGATATGCATCAGGAGGCGGCATGACGCAATTATCACCGTTGAAATAGATTCTTCTTGGGAAACCCCAACCCTTCTCGAAAGTGAACGTCGATTTATCCTTCTGGAATAGAAGCTCCGACTGCACGTTTCCTAGAGGGCCAGCTTGCATGAGCAAGTCGTTGTAGAACTGGACACCCCATAACATTGCAGTGTCATCTATCAAACAGAAAATGCCATTACACTCGTCATTAGTATTTTTGCCTCCAAGAAAATAAGTGAAAAGATTTCGAGCAACGTCTTGTAATTACACCGTCGCTATTTGCATTTCTATACAGCATGACTTACTTATATTCTCGTATGGATTTAGTGGCTTGTAATTGAAGCTGAATAGCTGAGTCAGATTGTCGAAGTTCGGATGCTGCACGACTAAGTTCCACTGCGTATAGTTCATCCTGTAGTTGAAGTTTGTTATAGTGACCTTGACCCGCCAATAGTCCTTGTAGTTTACTTTGACATGCCAGTGGACTCGAATGGGGCACATATGACTTGTGCACTGGACTAGAGGCGCATAGCTGTTGCGCTTCTCTTGTTCTGCAACGACTGAAGCAAGGTAGGGTGAATCTGGGCTGCAAAGGGTAAATGGCAAAGGACAAccaagttagtagaaaagtTTATAGTCatgggagagagagaagatgaAATGGGAAGACTTACTTGACACATGATCCTGGCTGAGTAAGGTTATTTTGGCATCCGCAGGTACAGGTCGGGCAAGGAACAATGGTATCATTGTAGAACGATGAGAGTGAGACGCAGCAAGTAGGAGTTTTTTGAGCCAGAAACTGTGAGTATGTGCATGTAACGTTCCATGTCACTGCAATAAGAGAAACATAAGCAACAATTCAAGAATACAAACCTACAAAACTGACAACCTATTTTACATGGCCAAGCTTTTGAAATCAGCTTATCTAAATGCAGTTCTACGCAGACAGACTCCAAGACGGCGCTAGCAAAATGATGTATCCTCCATGCTATTAGATGCATGCTTCCATTTATTCACAACTCCACAAAGTCCTTGatagcaatttttttcatacataCGATAGTTTCATATATAGTTGAAAAACATGTGAGGATTttgtgaatgaaaatataaacagaCTGAGCAACTTACTCATTGCTTGTGTCACTCTCCTTCCGTCTTTAGTAACATATTTAGTAGGTTTAACGATTTTTGCCGGTCCACAAGTATAGCCAGGACCAGGTGCCTTCAAAGTGAAGTTCTTGGGCACCTTAACCGTTTTGTTAGTGGTTCCGGCAGCACCTACGCTAACTTGGAATGAGCTTGCTGCATTTGCCGGATCTTGACCCCATGAGCTAATCACCCCTCCTTTACAACAATTAGCAATCTGTTGGTTGTAAGGAGTTCCAGGCAACAAGTCGACGACGGTTGGATCTTTCTTGCAGCAATGCGGGATGTTCCCTTTAAACCTCGAACAATCTCCTTGCTCTGTAGTCTGACCTCCCATCATGTTCCATATCACCTCTTTCTTCGCCCAAGTCCACCCCAAAGTCCAACCTGGTGCTTGAATATGACGATATTGTTGGAAGTTGAATATCGTCACAACAGCCTGTCCATTTTTCAGTATAAATTAGATTAGACAACCATAGAAGGAACAAAGCGACGAACACTATCCCATCTGCCGGAGACAAGACACTACAAAACGAGTCTAGAGtttcaaatttgaaactaGGATGTATGGTTCAGGTGCACTTATATCAAACACGTTAATAGGCaaattgacattattattagTAGAATTCTTACCACATAGCCGTCTGGCGTCCAACTGATAACGTCCCATTTTATTGTGATATTTCCATTGGGATCAAGTGCATCATATGCTTCtggaagaaaaaggaaagaaaacaagCTCTGTCAAAAACTTGAAGATATCAAGCACAAAAACTCAAACATAATCAATTTTCAGCTAACATGAACTTAATCTTGTAGTCTAAGTGAATGATGAGTTTTAGATCCTAAAGTCCCCCACAAAAAAGTCAAATCTGCAGATGAGCAATTTTTAACAGGCATTGATCCAGAACTACAGAGCGGATAAAAGTTAAGTGGATGGATCACTCAAATATAGgacttcaatttcaaatttcctCATTCAAAATCAggattaatttagtttaatgCAACTGGCCAAGATCAAATCCCATCTCAAGAAACAACACCATTAATAGCCTAAATATCAGATTGAGTACTAAACTAGCCAATGATGCATTTAATCACCCAAAGATGCAAGCTTTTTGACACCCATTTCCTCATTTCTCTTGCTAAAACCTCcaaacactaaaaaaatgCAAAGATAAATCTTTGGAGGTAATCAAAACCCAGCAAACCAGAGAGATTACCTGTTGAGGTGAAGGTGGAGCAAGAGAGCAAGAAGAGCAGCAGAATGGTGGGAGTGGTGAATCTCATGAGAGATCTGGAGCAGACTTCCATGCCCTTCTAACTGCAGACGTTTCCTGCTCTCAAGATCTGCAGaagttgagagagagagagagagcgagcgAGCTCGGCGGTGGCAAAGCTTGTTTAAGACGAGCTTAACTGCACTTTAATAAAGTCTTCTACCACACAGTAACGCCACTCACACTCCATAAagattcttcatttttttactgtcttctctctctctctcacacacatgtgtgacacacacactcataggCATTAATTTGTTACatatattgatgaaaatgacAGCCCAACCAAGAAAAACAGATAGGAAAATGGACATCTATTGAGCATTCACTCATGTTCAACTCattcaaattgatttttcacaAGGAAAATTGAAACCATCAATATGATATCATGTGTAGCCATTCACTCAAGATTCAgacatattaaaaaagaaaaaaaaaatccatctaATAACAatgctaatttaattaataagattaaatttcaccaaatgaaaattattattctagtttaataatatttcttgattaattatcataataacCCGTGATTGAAatcacaatataattataattaacttataaaaaagatgatgaaaaattaaattaaaaacaaaagctGGGCCGACAAGGTAAATGGAACAATACAACTGACATATGATGTAGAACAGCTGATGAtgtgtttaaaaatataaattgttgaACTACTGTCGGTGCAGcggaatttcaaaatttccatgagaaagAAGCGAACAACTAGCAAGTGTATGGTCGTGGGGCCTCCTTTTGTGTCGGCTGCTTACACATCTACAGTTCAATTGTTGCAACTCATTTGTTCGGCGGGACTAGTCTAGGAGGATTGTCGGATCCGGCTTATAATTCACACTAATCAGATTcattttgattcaatttaaattaataaattataataatagttatatgattgatatataatttaaaaaataaataattatacgataaatatattatattaattatgcaGTTAATTCGataacataaaatttcttttaaatattgtttctCAAGCTTACAGTAAGCGCAATGgatcatgtaattttttttttatgattggaaatttaagttaaaaaagaCAACGCAAcaatcttgtttttttttttttttaatgtgatCAATTAagatcttaattaatataataaccttttcatttattgtataaaaatatcttatttgaGACATAATTGATCTTCAAAATGATGGATTCGGtactattgttattattattttatgattattgttattatcaatttatgatatttgacAGCTTATAAATAGTGtttagtagttttttttttttttttgcaaagagcttataaattttaaaaataaaatatcagaagtttataagctctttaaataaaaaattaggaattactaacttatttataaggtcttaacaaatttattcaaattaattatgaacattttatatttcgtaattttatttaaataatttatgaatttattttaaaaataaattgtaatattttataagctttaaaaccattttataagatgtaagaatttataaaattttcaagaaatatatttttcatgtctcctccaaaaatatttatgacgCAATGGCGATCTAGCATGCATGGGCCTCATCTATTGCCCTATCGGCCCAAAATGATCAACGGTAGCCTTCCTGGGTTTCTGTTACTTGCAGCCCAATCCATGTCCTAGCCTCTCCGTTATTCGGCCCAATAGTTGCTTATTGGTTTCAGGATTTCGGCCCAATATTTAGAACTGCtctttgcttcttttttaaagaaaaataaaataaaaaaatagataattacTAAGCCTCCCCTGATgattggtgtaattatatatagacatcttctaatttattaaatttatatcgAGTATCCcacaatatttatttctgtctaacaaatagatatCTCCTTTATGTAAAGTTCATCGTACttgcttatattaacaaacaaattgaatgaaaatctcgATTTACCCcctattgacttattgcaggtgaattatatttttttttaccaaattgtCCTTATACAGCTCATAtactaatgcatgtgaagaaaTATATCTTCGTCCTTAAAAGAGTAATTTGTCCAGAATTTGTTTGGtctataataagttaatagTGGTGAATTGGggttaaatttgattaaatattttcttgttaatatcagtGAATTCGGTGATTTTGGACTAATTGAGGAATCCATTTGTCAGACGAAATGGAGTATTATATGTAATCTTTGAAACTACGGAGtgtctatttataattatatcaaactttgaCGGAGGAGCGGTGTACTTATCCCTTAAAAGAAATTGCACACACCCACCCAAATTTGAACTCAAGATACACGATGTAGGGGTACTTGTTAGATGATTGCTAATTTTAGAATGTATTTGTagttatgttaaattttatgaaaaattgttatatttatcttattaattaagaaacgcacattgaattttcatatcaaactttatcaaattaacgattataattatcttaaaatccctaattttgaatattgtaaaaatataaaaaaatgttttttttattactttagaGAATATGtagatatgaaaataaaatattaattaaaaaacaaatatagatttttatattaatattattattaatttaagacAAGAAGCAAGGTTGGAAATGTTTAATAACTAGCAATTGGTGGAAATGGATTATTCTTTACCCAACTCACCATATCAATTGGCCCAAACTTTTGATTCGCTCCGATTTCTACGGTACAACATTGCACAGCGGGGATTGCCGTATCCGCGTAGCAGAGAATCCCGGCCGCCAATGAAGACCCGACTTCTTCCGTTCAACGGCTTTTCGAGCGGAATTTCcaaattagaatatatttagatatttaattGCACTTTCTTCTCAACTACGCACAACCAACAACGAATCTCTTCAGAGCAACTACTTGACATTTCTTTTTCGAAAATTTTCAGCTCACCGGAATTTGATGAGCTTCTCTGTATCAGGAAATGATGATCTTCTGTAAGTGTTAGGGatttttgggatttttttttggtttggttTGGTGTTCGATGGATACAGCGGGAACTCATAGGCAATCGTTCGGTCAGACGGAGATTAATTGGGACAAGTAagtttgattaatttgatttctgtTGTTGAGTTGTTTGTCGTTTTAATGTGGTGATTTGGGGAAGGTTTTGAAGTTTAGTTCTTCAGATTCAGTTGGTTGATGATTGCGGAAATTGGATCTATAGAACGTGGttagattgaattttcttttgaacttAGCTTGCTGTCTCTGTTGTGTTTCAAGTTTGAAATCAGGCAGGCTTTGGTTGTTTCGGGTGGATTTCTACAGGGGAGAAGAAGAAATGtattttccatttcttgcATTTTGTTTTTCCATGGTATATTAGAGTCTTCTAGTGTTGCAATTGAGTAAGGGGCGTGAGCTCAAAGTACGTGCAATTAAACAAGGGGATTTGACGGTGCATGAGGAACCTTCTATGTTGCCACATTAGTTGATGCTTGATCATTGAGTTGCCTTTATTATTGTTGCAGGGTGGTAACAagcatttgatttttttgttattatgtcATTTTGGATTCGTTTTGGTTTAATCGTATTGTCATCCTCCCCTACAGGCTTGACAAAACTAAGTTCTACCTTGTTGGAGCTGGAATTTTTTCTGGAGTTACAGTGGCACTTTATCCCATTTCAGTTGTGAAGACCAGGCTGCAAGTTGCTTCACATGAGTCCATAGAAAGAAGTGCTGTTTCTGTCATCAAAGGCCTACTAAAAACGGATGGGATTCCTGGTCTATATAAAGGTTTTGGCACTGTCGTGACAGGAGCAATACCTACCAGAGTTATATTTCTTACCGCATTAGAGACAACCAAAGCTGCTGCTTTCAAGATGGTGGAACCATTCAAATTGTCAGAGCCAACACAGGCAGCTATAGCAAATGGGGTTGCTGGCATGATGGCATCTCTTTGTTCACAAGCTGTATTTGTTCCAGTTGATGTGGTATGTTGCACATACTTTCATCCAggtgttttgaatttttatttaatttttataagtaggtaaaatttttaggATGGAAAGGAATTCTGAGAAATAGGTTCCATTCATAAACTAAGATATGctgataatgaaaataaattaccatGCAAGTATAGAACACATCAAATATCTACTTTATCTATTGGCTTCCCTTTgctctatttattattattctagAGTCTCATACGATCTTAAATATGGAAATAGGTCATAATTTACCCTCTTGTTTTTTTATCTAGCTTTTTCTTCCCATaatacatttttcaatttatttgaaacaCTAAAACTGTATTACTAATTTTCTGAAAGGTTAGTCAAAGATTAATGGTGCAAGGGTATTCTGGCCATGCGACCTATAACGGGGGCTTGGATGTTGTGCGCCAAATTATAAAGGCTGATGGGGTTCGTGGATTTTATAGAGGCTTTGGTCTCTCTGTTATCACTTATTCTCCAACCAGTGCTGTCTGGTGGGCTAGTTATGGTGCAAGCCAACGCTTCATCTGGAGGTCTTGCATTAAACCTCAGTCTCATTCATGTTTGCAGGAAATATATCGTTAACCAgcttcttatttttgttttttcaaatggTGCTCCATTTGTAGATTCTAGGTGGTACCGATATACATTTTTTGTGGATACCATTCTCCCACATAAACATCTTAATTCAATATGGTCTCATTCCAATTTCCAAGTCCTTATGTGTTTCAGAgtcatgtaaattttatttgatttcgTCAATGTTTCCTTGTAAAAGTCCAATTGCTAGTTGGGATAGTAGGTTTACATCCAAATCTTTAAGATTTCAATATGGAATGGACGTAAAATTACTGAATTTCccatattatattacaaacattttcttttgattgcCCAATGCAACTAACCTTGGGTGTAGTGCCCACAGGAATTTGGATATTcctgaattttcttttctcttgatttttacttttaacttttgTGCAAATACTGTTTAGTAGCTGAAAGCCTATGCACTTGTTCAATATCTTCGAGTCTACTCTCTTAAACCCTTCCCTATCATTCTCAATAACAGCTAACATTCTAACACTAGGATCAAGCCTTTAAATCATTATTTCCTTCAATATCTGAATTTGTGCTGCATTGCATGCTCTCAGGATCATGGAGTGGGCAGTACAAGaggattgaattttctaaaatttatataaatttatctgATTCAATGCAGAAGAATTGAAAGGTGCAATTAAATGGTATATGGTCAATCTAACTGCTGTTTGCTGTTCTTCTCCCTGTAGTGTGGGTCACtcaattatatgatgaaaCTCTTACTcctgaatttaatttttatcattcgttctttttgtttcttttaatgtTACTGGCAGACTCTTGGATGATAGCATTTCAGCTCCAAGCGAAGAGAAGATCATGGCGGTTCAAGCTGCTGGGGGGATTTTTGCTGCTGCAACTGCATCATGCATAACAACCCCAATGGACACCATTAAAACCCGCCTTCAGGTGGGCtctatctatttattttctatcttATATTGTTTATAAAACTTTTCTAGTGGGTGGTAGATCATTTCTCTGATGCAAAGGTGCATTTGCTTGTTGTAATCACTTGTTTaactatatttcttttttctttcccacATGAGTGGGGAGGGTGGATGATACAATGGCCAATTACTGAGTGGTAGACTCCATCATCCGAACCGGTATCCTAACTTTTCTCGTCTTTTCTCTTGTTTGATGTGTTCTCTATGCTCAGGTGATGGGCCATGCAAAAAGACTCAGCACAAGGCAAGTAGTTAAAAGTTTGATTGCTGATGATGGATGGACTGGATTTTATAGAGGACTGGGCC encodes:
- the LOC105167528 gene encoding protein COBRA — protein: MEVCSRSLMRFTTPTILLLFLLSCSTFTSTEAYDALDPNGNITIKWDVISWTPDGYVAVVTIFNFQQYRHIQAPGWTLGWTWAKKEVIWNMMGGQTTEQGDCSRFKGNIPHCCKKDPTVVDLLPGTPYNQQIANCCKGGVISSWGQDPANAASSFQVSVGAAGTTNKTVKVPKNFTLKAPGPGYTCGPAKIVKPTKYVTKDGRRVTQAMMTWNVTCTYSQFLAQKTPTCCVSLSSFYNDTIVPCPTCTCGCQNNLTQPGSCVNPDSPYLASVVAEQEKRNSYAPLVQCTSHMCPIRVHWHVKVNYKDYWRVKVTITNFNYRMNYTQWNLVVQHPNFDNLTQLFSFNYKPLNPYENINDTAMLWGVQFYNDLLMQAGPLGNVQSELLFQKDKSTFTFEKGWGFPRRIYFNGDNCVMPPPDAYPYLPNASLRQNVSLLVLLITLLTSVAIQFICV
- the LOC105167530 gene encoding solute carrier family 25 member 44-like, with protein sequence MDTAGTHRQSFGQTEINWDKLDKTKFYLVGAGIFSGVTVALYPISVVKTRLQVASHESIERSAVSVIKGLLKTDGIPGLYKGFGTVVTGAIPTRVIFLTALETTKAAAFKMVEPFKLSEPTQAAIANGVAGMMASLCSQAVFVPVDVVSQRLMVQGYSGHATYNGGLDVVRQIIKADGVRGFYRGFGLSVITYSPTSAVWWASYGASQRFIWRLLDDSISAPSEEKIMAVQAAGGIFAAATASCITTPMDTIKTRLQVMGHAKRLSTRQVVKSLIADDGWTGFYRGLGPRFFSMSAWGTSMILAYEYLKRMCAKDE